The genomic segment CCCCAGAACTCCGTCTGCTCCGCGCGTTCTCGTGCCCTCACGTAGCCGGAGAGCTCCTGGAGCTCGCTCATCAGCGTGCAGTGGTCACCCGGTTCGACACGCGCGTCCACCAGCCGGAGATTCTTGCGGGCCGGAAGGTGCCTGGCGCCACCCACCACCCAGGAGATGTCCCAGTAGCTCGCCACCTGGCGCTCCCAGATCTCGCGCGTGCCGTTGCCGTGGGGGGCGACCGGCTCGACGAAGCGCTCCCACACCGCGTCGGCGATCCGCTGCCAGGCGTCGCGAAGCCCGCGCTCCGCCGCCCGCGCGGCCGCGACCGGGTCGCTCGCCTCCGCCGTGAACCGGTTCGGAACGCCTCCGAAGCGCTCTGCCCCGTCGCCCCGGGCCATGGTGACAACCTCCCGCTCCCCCTCCTCGCGGGCCGGCAGGATGATCCGTGCGCCGGCGCGTTCGGCCGCCACGATCGCGTTCTCGGCGAGGTACGAAAGGAGCCACGACCCCGCCCACAGGTCGCGCGTGCGCCGAGCTTGCGCGACGAACTCCTGCACGGGGCCGAAGGTGAAGTGGAAGCGCTCAGCCATCATCCCGCCACCGAGTTCAGGAAGTCTTCCAGGTAACGCCATCCACCAGCAGGCTCACGCTGCGCAGGCAGGAAATCGGCGGGCAGCACCGCGGCGACAGGAATCGCCTCGCCCTCTTCCACTTGGTGCACGTGGAGAAACACTGGACTTGCTCTTCGATCCCGGCTGTTCTTCCCAGCGTTCTTGCGGGGTAGGCCAAAGGATTCCCGTAAAGGCTTATTCTTTCCCGTGATGGACCTCACCGCGTTGCGGTAACGCTCCACGAGATACCGATGTGCCTCGTCCGCGCTCTCTTTGGCTGGCCCGATCGCGAACGACGCTCGGGAGGTAATTGCCGTCCACCCCGGTAGTTCGGAGGAACATTCGTTTACATGAAAGAGCTGCTCAAGGGCACGCCGAATTTCCTCGCGCGTCCTGGGCACCCGCCACTCCGCTCCGGATCCTTCGTTTTCCGTTCCGTCCACCAACCGGGTCAATGTCAGGCTGCCCCACCCTTTCCGCGAGCGTGCGCCGAGCCCTCCGAGCATTCCCAGCGCGACCAGCGCAGCGCGTATCTGCTCGACTTCTCCCGAGCGAAGGCCGCCATCGAGAAGCTGGATGGTCCATCTGGATCCCGGCCCGATGTAATCACGTTTGGGACGGACCTTGCTATCCGTGATCCCGAAACCGGCATAGCCCTGCCACGTGTTCACGCGGAAGGCCCGCTGCGTCCGGACGTGCGCACCCGGCTCGGGATGCGCGCTCCGCAGGATGATCCGTGATCGGCCTGTCTTACCGCTGGACCCGAACAGTTCTGCCTCTGCCTCCCAGAGCTCCTTCGGATCACGCAACCCTCGACCCCAAGCCAGGCTCCGCCACCAGAAGCGCAGCGCCCCCTTGAAGCTCGACAGCCGCAACTCGGCGCGACACTGATCCGCGCCCGCGCAGAACATGGGCGTGACGATGCGGTACGTGGCCTCGATCGTCTTCATCGCTCGTCGTCGGTATCGTCGTCCTTGGCTCGCGGGTCCGGATCGAGCCAATGGATCCCGCTGACCACCCAGGGCTCCCTGCGTTGCTCTTCCGATGGGCGGGCATCGATGAGAAGGAATCGGCGCGCGGATCGCTCGAACCTCCGCGCTGCCTCGAAGAGCGCCTGAGCGACGACGCCCATCAACGTCGTGCCGCCGGTCAGGTTGACCACCACCTCGTCGGCTCGAAGCAATTCGTTTTCGGCACTCTTCACCAGACCCTCGATCTCGCCGGCGCCGCGGAGCGGATCGAGCATGACGAGCGGGATGAGTTCGCCCGAGAACCCCGCCCGCTCCGCGGCCGTCTGCACCGAGTCGCGCGACGACTCCGAGCACACCGCGATGCACCGGTCGATCTCGAGACCCGGCGCCCGGAGCGCGTTGAAGAGCACGCCGGGGCTTTGCCCCTGCGGCGAGATGA from the bacterium genome contains:
- the cmr1 gene encoding type III-B CRISPR module RAMP protein Cmr1; the protein is MRGSKSPTAAHARRRRRTPPHLAAGAKPRRALQRAPGAGSRDRPVHRGVLGVVARLGADGRGAGGVLGRTHPARHARSAPRRRRDRGSGEECRKRIASSRRGGGQPDRRHDVDGRRRSGALRGSAEVRAIRAPIPSHRCPPIGRATQGALGGQRDPLARSGPASQGRRYRRRAMKTIEATYRIVTPMFCAGADQCRAELRLSSFKGALRFWWRSLAWGRGLRDPKELWEAEAELFGSSGKTGRSRIILRSAHPEPGAHVRTQRAFRVNTWQGYAGFGITDSKVRPKRDYIGPGSRWTIQLLDGGLRSGEVEQIRAALVALGMLGGLGARSRKGWGSLTLTRLVDGTENEGSGAEWRVPRTREEIRRALEQLFHVNECSSELPGWTAITSRASFAIGPAKESADEAHRYLVERYRNAVRSITGKNKPLRESFGLPRKNAGKNSRDRRASPVFLHVHQVEEGEAIPVAAVLPADFLPAQREPAGGWRYLEDFLNSVAG